The Gemmatimonadota bacterium region GGCGATGCGCTCCGCGAGCGGGACCTCCAGAGGCGCATCCGAGTCGTCGTGGTAGGCAAAGCCCGCGAGCGTGCGGCGCGGGAGCGTCGCTCCGACGGCCCGCTGGATCTGCCTCAGCGTGCCTTCCTCCTCGGGGCTCACGAGCGTCACCGCCTCGCCGGTCGCCTGCGCACGTCCCGTGCGGCCGGAGCGGTGGATGTAATCCTCCGGAACGGTCGGCACATCGAAGTTCACGACGTGCCCGAGCGCCTCGACGTCGATCCCGCGTGCGGCGATATCGGTGGCCACGAGGATCTGGAAGTCGCCCTGCTTGAAGCCGTCGAGGGCGCGGGTGCGCTGCGGCTGCGAGCGGTTGCCGTGGATGCGCTCGGCGCGCACCCCGTGCTTGACCAGCACGCGCGTGAGTCGGTCGGCGCGATGCTTGGTGCGGGTGAACACCAGGGCGTCCTCCACGATGCCTTGGTCGAGCAGCGCGAGCAGCAGCGCCGCCTTGCGCTTCTCCGGCACCGGATACACCACCTGGGTCACACCCCGTGCCGGCGCCGCCCGCTTCTGGAGCGTCACCCGGACCGGATCGACCAGGATGTTGCGGGTGAGCGCCTCGATGGGAGGAGGCATGGTGGCGCTGAAGAACAGCGTCTGCTCCGGCTTGGGCACATGCGCGAGGATACGCCGGATGTCGGGCAGGAACCCCATGTCCAGCATGCGGTCCGCTTCGTCCAGCACGAGCACCTCGAGCTGGGAGAGCGTCGCGTAGTCGTACTGGAAGTGGTCCAGCAACCGGCCGGGGGTCGCCACGATCACGTCGGCTCCCCGCCGGAACGCCTTCTCCTGCGCCTCCATGCCGACTCCGCCGTAGACCGCGGCTCCCTTGATCCGGGTGTGCCGAGCCAGGCCTTCCAGGTCCTCCAGGATCTGCAGGGCCAGCTCCCGCGTGGGCGCCAGCACCAACGCACGCGTGCCCCGGCGCGGGTTCCGCAGCAGGCGATCGAGCACCGGAAGGAGGAAGGCGGCGGTCTTGCCGCTGCCGGTGGCGGCGGAGGCCAGGACATCGCGTCCCTCCAGCGCCACCGGGATGGCGTCCGCCTGGACGGGTGTGGGCTTGGTGAAACCGAGATCGCGCACTCCAGCCAGGAGAGCGGGATCGAGGCGCAGCGATTCGAACGACATGGAACCTGGGGTGATGGCGCGGCGGGAACGCGGGCGATCGCGCGGCAACCGCGGGACGCGAGACGGTCGGCAGCGAATGCTCGCCCCCGGAACCGAGGGCTCGAGGAGGGGACGCCGCCGGGCGAAGCTAGCGGAAGCCGGCGGTGCGCGGCACCCCCGGGTGCCCGATCTCCCGGGCCCTAGGGACCCGGAGCCGCTGCGGCGGCCGCCCGTGTCCGGCCTCAGCGCGCCCGTCCCAATCGCTTCTCGAACCAGTGGTGCGCGTAGGGCTCCGCATTGTATGGAGCCACTTCGCGAAAGCCGGACTTCGTGTACAGCCCGATCGCCTCCTTCAGGACGCGATTGGTCTCGAGCTGCAGGCGACGGCACCCTTGCGCGCGCGCCCGCTCCTCCAGCTCGGCCAGCAGTCGACGTCCGAGCCCGAGGCCTCGTGCGTCGGGCGAGACCCACATGCGCTTGATCTCCGCGCGATCGGTGGAGTGGTAGTAGAGCCCGGCGCAGCCTACGGGAACGTCGTGGAGGCGCGCGAGCAGGAAGACGCCGGTGGGCGGGGAGAAGACGCGGGCATCCGCGGTGAGGCTGCGCTCCACGTCGAACCCGCCTTCGAAGCGCTGGTCCAGCTCCGAGAAGTAGGCCTGCAGACACGCTCGGGCTTCGGACCCCGCGGGATCCGCCGCCTCCACGTCCACCAGACCCGCCGTCAGGAGTCGCTCCACCACGCCCATGGCATCCACGAGCCGATCCCGCTGGGCCGCGCTCAGCGGCTGCAGGAGCGCCCGGGCCAGG contains the following coding sequences:
- a CDS encoding helix-turn-helix domain-containing GNAT family N-acetyltransferase yields the protein MDPDTLEKVRRFNRRVTSRVGALRDRYMGRKRPLGEARLLWEIGPDGMDVRTLRARLELDSGYVSRLLRSLERDALVTVVRAPEDRRVRRVRLTRKGRMERRVLDERSDALARALLQPLSAAQRDRLVDAMGVVERLLTAGLVDVEAADPAGSEARACLQAYFSELDQRFEGGFDVERSLTADARVFSPPTGVFLLARLHDVPVGCAGLYYHSTDRAEIKRMWVSPDARGLGLGRRLLAELEERARAQGCRRLQLETNRVLKEAIGLYTKSGFREVAPYNAEPYAHHWFEKRLGRAR
- a CDS encoding DEAD/DEAH box helicase — encoded protein: MSFESLRLDPALLAGVRDLGFTKPTPVQADAIPVALEGRDVLASAATGSGKTAAFLLPVLDRLLRNPRRGTRALVLAPTRELALQILEDLEGLARHTRIKGAAVYGGVGMEAQEKAFRRGADVIVATPGRLLDHFQYDYATLSQLEVLVLDEADRMLDMGFLPDIRRILAHVPKPEQTLFFSATMPPPIEALTRNILVDPVRVTLQKRAAPARGVTQVVYPVPEKRKAALLLALLDQGIVEDALVFTRTKHRADRLTRVLVKHGVRAERIHGNRSQPQRTRALDGFKQGDFQILVATDIAARGIDVEALGHVVNFDVPTVPEDYIHRSGRTGRAQATGEAVTLVSPEEEGTLRQIQRAVGATLPRRTLAGFAYHDDSDAPLEVPLAERIAEIRARKKADRERAREKAAAKEARAAGTQSRAADDRSVEDRSGSGSGEGAGRRRRRRGGKRKTQAGKAGGQRQGSTPAQRDGGPSSPRGKGPAAGRG